The DNA region GCCGCTGGCGCGGCCGGCGATTGCTGCGGGGACGTCGCTCGCGCTCATGGAAACGCTGGCCGACTTCGGGACAGTTTCGTACTTCGCCGTGCAGACGTTCACGACCGGCATCTACCGCGCGTGGTTCTCGATGGGCGACCCCGTCGCCGCCGCGCAGTTGTCGGCCGTGCTGTTGGCCTTCGTCGCCTGCGTGCTGCTCGCCGAGCGGCTGACGCGCGGCCGCGCGCGCTACCACAATCCGGCGCCGCGCAGGCGTCTGCCGGAGTTTCGCCTGCACGGCTGGCGCGCGGTCGCGGCGTGTGCCGCGTGTTGCACGCCGCTCGTTCTCGGCTTCGTCCTCCCCGCGCTGATTCTGCTGCGCATGACGTTGAGCCAGGGCGACGAGCAGTTTGGACCGCGGTTTCTGATGCTTGCGCGAAACAGCGTCTCGCTCGCGGTCATCAGCGCACTGCTCGCCATCGTGCTGGCGCTGGTGATGGCGTATGCCGCGCGGCTGCGGCCGGGACCGGTGACGTGGTCGGCGAACCGCCTGGCCGGGCTCGGTTATGCAATTCCCGGGACGGTGATCGCGGTCGGCATTCTGATTCCGGTCGCGCGTTTCGATCACGCGCTCGATGCGTTCGTGTCGTCCGCTTTTGGCTTTTCGACCGGTTTGCTGCTCACCGGTGGCGTCGTGGCGCTGGTCTACGCATATCTGGTGCGGTTTTTCTCCGTGGCACTGCAGACGGTTGAGGCAGGGCTCACCCGTATCACGCCGAGCATGGAATGCGCCGCCCGCAGCCTCGGTTGCTCGCCCGCGGGTGTGCTCGCGCGCGTGCATGCGCCGCTGCTGAGCGGCAGTCTGCTGACGGCGGCGCTGATGGTGCTCGTGGACGTGATGAAGGAATTGCCGGCGACCTTTGCCATGCGGCCCTTCAACTTCGACACGCTGGCGGTGCAGGCCTATAACCTGGCGGCAGACGAGCGCCTGGCCGAGGCCGCGACTGCGTCGCTTGCTATCGTCGTCGTGGGACTGCTGCCAGTCTTCATCCTGTCGCGATCGATCGCGAGATCACGAGCGCGCCTCTGAGCATGCACACGCTGCGCAGTGGAACGACTACTTCCAGCCGGCGCGATCGGCGACCTTTTGCGCCGTCGGCTGATTCTTGCCCAGTTCGCCGACGTTGAGCGCATCGGCCTTGAACGTGCCAAGCGATTCGAGCTCCGGATTGTTGACCTTTACGCCGGCGACCACCGGCCATTCGTTGTTCCCGTTCGCGAAGTACTGCTGTGCCTGGTCCGAGGCCAGATACTCCAGGAACTTGATGGCGTTCTCTTTGTGCGGGGCGTACTTGAGCACGCCACCGCCCGAGATGTTCATGTGCACCCCGGGTCCCTTCTGGTCGGGCCAGAGGACGCCGAGCTTCTCCGCGACGGCGCGGTCCTCCGGCTTGGGCGACTTCAGCAGCCGCACGAAGTAATACGTGTTGCTGATCGCGATGTCGCACTCACCTGCCGCCACGGCCTTGAGCTGATCGGTATCGCCACCCTTGGGCTCGCGCGCGAGGTTGCCGGCAACACCTTTTGCCCACTGT from Betaproteobacteria bacterium includes:
- a CDS encoding iron ABC transporter permease, which encodes MSAISSLCRAPAWRAWRPAALGALGWCAVALAALLAVPVIFVAGNVFVPSGGAWEHLAETVLADYVHNTVWLALGVGAGVVVVGVGTAWLVTMCSFPGSRTLDWALILPLAVPAYVMAYAYTDFLQFSGPLQTWLREITGWRVRDYWFPDIRSLGGAITVMIFVLYPYVYLLARTAFLEQSVGVLEVGRTLGYGAWGSFVRIALPLARPAIAAGTSLALMETLADFGTVSYFAVQTFTTGIYRAWFSMGDPVAAAQLSAVLLAFVACVLLAERLTRGRARYHNPAPRRRLPEFRLHGWRAVAACAACCTPLVLGFVLPALILLRMTLSQGDEQFGPRFLMLARNSVSLAVISALLAIVLALVMAYAARLRPGPVTWSANRLAGLGYAIPGTVIAVGILIPVARFDHALDAFVSSAFGFSTGLLLTGGVVALVYAYLVRFFSVALQTVEAGLTRITPSMECAARSLGCSPAGVLARVHAPLLSGSLLTAALMVLVDVMKELPATFAMRPFNFDTLAVQAYNLAADERLAEAATASLAIVVVGLLPVFILSRSIARSRARL